TCGTGGCCATGCCTTCGCGTGGCCCTTTTGCCTGCCCGTTTCGCAGGCGCAGTTTCACTGATTCCCTTTCATGACCCCTTCCCTTGATTCTCTGACCCGCCCGGAAAGTGGCGGAACGCCCGCCAGGCGAATGCCTGCCTGGCTGATCCCTTCGGGCATTGCCCTTGGATTTGCTGTCCTCTTCCTCGCCCTTTTCAGGGACCGCTTGCTTCCCGCCCCGGACGTCAAAACCGCCGTGGTGCTCACCACCACCGGCGATGCGAAGAACGCGTCGGCCTCCGCCTCACCCGGAAACATGCTTTTCCAAGCCAGCGGCTGGATTGAAGCGGATCCGCTGCCGGTCAAAGCCACCGCCCTGATCGATGGCGTCGTCGACAAGGTGATGGTCCTGGAGGGCCAACTGGTGAAAGAAGGCGATCCACTCGCCACGCTGATCGATGCCGATGCCAAACTCGCTCTTGCTGCCGCAGAACGACAACACGCTGCCATGGTCTCCGAGTGCGAGGCTCACCAAGCCTCCATCGAGACTCTGAAGAAGAAACTGGAGGGCGCGGCCACCCGGATCACCGCGGCCAGAAGCTCCGAGGACGAGGCAGAGGATCGCTATTCCCGGATCAAGAACCTCAAGTCTGCCATCTCCGAATCGGACATCGTCTCCGCTCGTCTCCGCTATGAGCGGGAGCGCTCCCTCCATCTCGCAGCCCAAGCCGAGGCCGCGGAACTGGAAGCCGAGATCAACCGGGTCAATCTGGAAACCAAGGCCAAGGGCGATGGCATCGATGGCGCATGGGTCGCTGTCCAAAAGGCCAAGCTGACCCTTGAGCGAACCAAGATCCCGTCCCCCATCAGTGGCCGGGTGCTGCGCCTGAATGCCGCTCCCGGACAGAAGAAGATGCTACAGATGGACGAAGCCGAAAGCTCCACCATCGCCACGCTCTACGATCCCGCGAAGCTCCAGGTGCGCGTGGATGTCCCGCTCGCCGATGCCGCAAACCTGAGCGTGGGCCAGAAAGCGAAGATCCGTTGCGGACTCCTGCCCGACAAGATCTTCGAAGGCGAGGTCACCCGCATCACCGGTGAGGCAGATCTCCAACGCAATACGCTGCAAGCAAAGGTCCGCATCCTCGATCCCATCGACCAACTCCGCCCGGAAATGCTCTGCCGCGTCGAATTCATGGGGAATGCCTCCATGCTCACCCAAGCCGGCGGTGCGCTCGCCACCTGGATTCCGCAGGAAGCTGTGGCCGATGGGGCGGCATGGGTCTGCGATCCCGAAAGCAAACGCGTGAGCAAGCGCAGCATCCAAGCCAGCAACGAAACCCGCGAAGGCATGGTCCGCATCTCGGAGGGCCTGAAGCCCGGCGAGCATGTCGTCCTTTCACCCCAAGGCCTCGATGAAGGCCAGCGCGTCAACCCCAGCCTTGTCACCCAATGAGCGAACCGATGATCCAATGCCGCGGCCTGTCAAAGAGCTACCGCAAGGGCAACAACGTGGTCACACCGCTGGAGAAGCTGGACCTCGAT
This portion of the Luteolibacter luteus genome encodes:
- a CDS encoding efflux RND transporter periplasmic adaptor subunit gives rise to the protein MTPSLDSLTRPESGGTPARRMPAWLIPSGIALGFAVLFLALFRDRLLPAPDVKTAVVLTTTGDAKNASASASPGNMLFQASGWIEADPLPVKATALIDGVVDKVMVLEGQLVKEGDPLATLIDADAKLALAAAERQHAAMVSECEAHQASIETLKKKLEGAATRITAARSSEDEAEDRYSRIKNLKSAISESDIVSARLRYERERSLHLAAQAEAAELEAEINRVNLETKAKGDGIDGAWVAVQKAKLTLERTKIPSPISGRVLRLNAAPGQKKMLQMDEAESSTIATLYDPAKLQVRVDVPLADAANLSVGQKAKIRCGLLPDKIFEGEVTRITGEADLQRNTLQAKVRILDPIDQLRPEMLCRVEFMGNASMLTQAGGALATWIPQEAVADGAAWVCDPESKRVSKRSIQASNETREGMVRISEGLKPGEHVVLSPQGLDEGQRVNPSLVTQ